The Pseudodesulfovibrio sediminis genome includes the window TAAAATCGGGGAGTCTTCCAATATAATCCACCACAGCGGAGAGCCCGCCACTCATGGCATTCTGTGCAGTACCTTCAATGGCATCCATGGTACTCCAGTCTCCTTTCATGGACTGGACCTGCGCATCTTTACCCGCGAGCAAGTCAAGGATGGAGTCTTCGACCTTGGTATAAAAACTCGTGATCAAACGCATGCCGTCCGCTTGATACAGCGGGGCCGTGCTCACAAGATACTCGTTTGCCACAGGCGTATTTGCATAAACGCCCTCCGTACGCACCAGCAACCGGGCCGCGACCAGGACATCCAGGACCGGCTCAAGACGATCAGCGACAAGCTCCAGTCTTTTTGCCAGATCAAACGAAGTCATCCCTTTACCAACAAGGAAATCAAATACTTTCAGTTCAATAGCCGCCATGATCACCTTGTTCACAAACGACGCGACAGGGGCCTTGCGTATCGGTTCGAAATCAGTCTCAGGCTTGAAAATAAGCATATACACTCCTTGTGTTTAGCTGCTAAACAGATTGGGTAAAAAATTTTACTTCAAATAATTCCCCATCCATCCGTCCATTTCTTCGCTCAAACTACAGACCACTTGATATGAAGAGTCATCCAGATTCTGTAAAAATGCCATGAACTGCGCATCATGCTTTTGATGAAACTCCATATGCCGGGAATGCGCCACTCTGCCCAGTTCCGTGGCGCTGATAATGACGCGCGCACCGTTGTGCCGATCTTTTTCCTTGGTAAACAACCCTTTCTTGAGCAGTCGCCCGGTCAACTGGGAGACAGCACCCTTGGTCGTCCCCAGCTCCTGGGCAAGCTCCGTAACGCTGAACGGTCCCTGGGTTACAACAGTTGAAACCATGTGGATTTCAGCAGGAAACAAAGGATCACCAACGCCAAAATCAAACGGCATCTTGTCAATACGGGCATATTTTTCAAGAGCACGTCCCAGCGTTTTCAGGACCGGCAACACATCGTCAAATGATCTCATGCGCACTGTTTAGCAGCTAAACAAAATCAAGGTCAACTGTTTTTCATTTTTGACAGCCACTTGTTCGCAACTGCGGTTCCCTGCGATACAAAAGGGATTCCACAAAAAAAAGGCAGAGAAGAACACTTCCCGGCCTTTGCTCCGCAAGATGTACGATTGTCTTACTTCAACTCTCTATCGGCGTATTCAAAGTACTTCCCTTTCTTGACCGTGAATTCATGGTCAAAAAACGGCGATGAAATAAGAAATTCCGCAGACGAACGGTTGCTGGCCGTGGGGATATTATACAGCACGGCCAGACGCAACAGCGCCTTCACGTCGACATCATGCGGTTGAGGCTCCATGGGGTCCCAAAAGAAAAACAGAATATCAACCTCGCCGTCGGCAATGTGGGCACCAAGCTGCTGATCGCCGCCCAACGGTCCTGATTTCAATCTGGTGACATTGACGGGATGCGACGCATCTCCCGATTCCGCAGCGCGTTTTTCGAGCAGTGATTTGACCAGCCGTCCGGTTGTACCGGTAGCGATGAGGTGATGCTGGACCAGCATGCCTCGATTGCAATCGATGAAATCCAACAGCTCATCCTTGCAATTATCGTGAGCCACCACTGCAATATTTCTCGTTGTATCCATCATAACTCCAATCTGAAATGTACTATG containing:
- a CDS encoding MarR family transcriptional regulator, translating into MRSFDDVLPVLKTLGRALEKYARIDKMPFDFGVGDPLFPAEIHMVSTVVTQGPFSVTELAQELGTTKGAVSQLTGRLLKKGLFTKEKDRHNGARVIISATELGRVAHSRHMEFHQKHDAQFMAFLQNLDDSSYQVVCSLSEEMDGWMGNYLK
- a CDS encoding methylglyoxal synthase; this encodes MDTTRNIAVVAHDNCKDELLDFIDCNRGMLVQHHLIATGTTGRLVKSLLEKRAAESGDASHPVNVTRLKSGPLGGDQQLGAHIADGEVDILFFFWDPMEPQPHDVDVKALLRLAVLYNIPTASNRSSAEFLISSPFFDHEFTVKKGKYFEYADRELK